The Synechococcus sp. RS9909 genomic interval CCTTGTCGCCCGATGGCGGCGAGCTGCCCCACACGATGCTCGTGCTCGATGAGGTGCAGCAGTACATCGGCGACTCCAACGACCGTGCCACCGACTTCGTGGAACTGGCCGAGGCACTGCAGACCGAACTCGATAGCCGCGTGATGTTGGTTGCCTCCGGGCAGTCGGCGCTGTCGTCGGAAACGCCACAGCTGCAGAAGCTCAAAGACCGCTTCCGCGTCACGGTGCAGCTCTCAGACACCGACGTGGAAACGGTGATCCGCAAGGTGATCCTGCAGAAGCGGGCCGATGCCCAGGCCGATGTGCAGCAGGTGCTGGAGACCAATGCCGGCGAGGTGTCCAAGCAGCTGGAAGGCAGCCTGATCAAGGAGCGCTCGGAGGACCGCCAGGTGGCCGTTGCCGACTACCCGCTGCTGCCCACCCGCCGCCGCTTCTGGGAGGAATGCTTCCGCAGCGTCGATGTGGCCGGCACCAACAGCCAGCTGCGCTCCCAGCTGCGCATCATTTTTGACGCGGTCAAAGACATCGCCGAGGAAGACCTGGGCCGGGTGATCACCGGCGATGTGTTGTTCCAAGCGATGGGGCCCGACCTGGTGAACTCGGGTGTGCTGCTCAACGAGCTCAACAACCGCATCTCCGGGCTGGATGACGGCAGCGAGGAGGGCAAACTCAAGCAGAGCCTCTGCGGCTTGGCCTTCCTGATCAGCCGGCTGCCGCGGGAGCAGGGGGCCGACAAGGGCATCCGAGCCACGGCCCGCACCCTGGGCGATCTAATGGTGCCCGACCTGCGCAAGGACAGCGGCCCGCTGCGCAATCAGATCGCCGGCCTGCTGGAGGCGATGGCAGAAGACGGCACCTTGATGAAGGTGGGTGAGCAGCCGGGGCTGGAGGAATACCGCCTCCAGACCACTGAGGGTGCCCAGTGGCAGCGCTTGTTTGACGAGAAGCGCCAGGCGGTCCGCAGTGACACCAACGAGGTGAACACGTTCCGTGAGCAGCTCCTGGGGGCTGAACTGCAGAAGGAACTCAAGGCTGTGCGCCTCCTACATGGCGACGCCAAGATTTCCCGTTCGATCGTTCCATGGGTCAATCCTGAGCCCCCTGCGCCATCGAATGAGCAGGTGGTGGTGTGGGTACGCGACGGCTGGGGCTGCAGTGAGAAGGAGGTGCGAGAAGCAGCTCGCGAGGCCGGAACCGATGACCCCGTGCTCCACGTGTTCCTGCCACGCCGCAATGCGGAGGAACTCAGGAGCCGGATCATCGACGCCACGGCGGCCAGGCGGGTGCTTGGTCACTACAACCCGACAACACCAGAGGGCAAAGAAGCACGGCAGGCGATGCAGAGCCGCCTGAGCCGGGCAGAGGAAGACTGCAACGAGCTGATCGCTGATGTGATCGCCAATGCGCTGGTGCTCAAGGGCGGCGGCATCGAGGAGTACGGCACCAAGCTGGGCGAAAAATTGCAGGCGGCAGCGAACGAGTCATCGCTCGCCAGGCTGTTCCCGGAGTTCCCCAAAGCCGATCACGGCAGCTGGGGCACAGCCGTCAAGCGCGCCAAGGAGGGCAGCGACTCGCCGCTGGGCGTCGTCGGCCACCAGGGCAGCAACGACAGTCACCCAGTGGCTCGCCAGGTGATTAATTCCATTGGTGGCGGAAAGGAGGGAACCAACATCCGCGTCGAGCTACGCATCGCCCCGTTCGGCTGGCCGCAGGATGCGATCGATGCGGTGCTGCTGGCGTTGCATCGCGATGGCACCCTCAGCGCCAAAGACAGCCAGAACAACCCGATCGCAGTCGGCCAGCTCGATCAGCAGAGCCTGGGCAAGGCTCGCTTTTACCTGCAGGAGGTGCGCCTCACCACCCGCGAAAAGCTGGCGGTACGTGGCGTCTTTGGCATCGCCAGCGTCAGCGCCAATCAGGGGCAAGAGGAAGCCAAGGCAGTCGAGTTCCTCGATGCCATCGAGAACCAGGTGGCGCAATCCGGGGGTGAGCCGCCCCTGCCGCAACCGGTCAGCGCTGGCCTGATTAAGCAACTGCGCAGCCTCAGCGGCGCGGAGCAGCTCAAGGCGATCCTGGATGCCAAGGAGCAGTTGCAGGAGCTGTGGGATCAAGCCTGCAGCCTGGTGGACCGCAAGCAGAAGCGTTGGCCCAGTTGGGAGAGCCTGACTGGTCTGCTTCATCAAGCCCAAGGTCTTGAGATCCATGGGGAGCTGGCCCCCCAGGTGGAAGCGATCCGTTCCCATCGCTCATTGCTCGACCCCACCACCGACTTTGTGGCCCCGCTGCTGCAGCAACTGGAGCAGGCGCTGGCCGTTGAACTGGAGCAGGCCCAGCAACAGTTCAGCCAGGTGGTGGCAGCTGAGCTGCAACAGCTGCAAGCCAGTGCCGAATGGCAGGGCCTGCCGGAAGCGGAGCGCGACCGCATCAGCCAGAGCCTGCAGTTACCGGCCACGGCTCCGGCGGCTGAGCCTGTTGAGCGGAGCCAGTTGCTGGAAGCGCTCCAGCAACGTTCCATCACTGGACGCAAAGAGCAGGCCGAGAGCGTGCCCACGCGTTTTGCCAAGGCCCGCACGGCAGCGGCCAAGGCACTGGAGCCCTCCACCCAGGCCCTCAGGCTCAATAGCGGGGTGATCAAAGACGCAGCAGCACTCGATGCCTGGTGGGCGGCTGAGCGTCAGAAGCTCGCTACCGCTCTCGAAAACGGTCCGATCCAGATCAACTGATCCCCATGCCCACTCTCGCCTCCGATCTGCGCAAGACCCTGGAAAACACCGTGGTGAAGGCCAGGGATCTGGCCGAGCGCGGTGCACGCGATGCCCTCACGGCCCTGGCGGTGGGAGCCAGCGAGCCGTTCTCGTCGATGAGCGATGAGGAACGCAAACTTCGCAACCGCCTGCGCGCCCGCGGCCGCCAGCTGGGGGATCAGCGCGATCCCCAGAAAGGCACGCAAAGCATTGAGCGGCTGGTGCGGGAGATGGCCTACGAGCACTGGCACCGCATGCTGTTTGCTCGCTTCCTGGCCGAAAACCAGCTGCTCATCGAGCCCACGTCCGGGGTTGCGATCAGCCTTGATGAATGCGAAGAACTGGCAGCAGAGGAAGGAATAGATCTTTGGGAGTTGGCTGCGCAATTTGCTCAGGAGATGCTGCCGCAGATCTTCCGGGTTGATGATCCGGTGCTGGCAGCCAAGTTGCCACTGGAGATCCGCCAACTGCTGCAGGGGTTGGTGGCCGGCCTAGAGGTGGAGGTGTTCACCGCCAGCGACAGCCTTGGGTGGACCTACCAGTTCTGGCAGACGAAGCGCAAAAAAGAGGTCAATGACTCCGGCGTCAAGATCGGCGCCGATGAGCTGTCCCCGGTGACACAGCTGTTCACCGAGGACTACATGGTGGACTTCCTGCTGGACAACACCCTCGGTGCCTGGCACGCCGGCAAAGTGTTTGCGGCTAATCCCCAGCTGGCTGCCTCAGCCGAGAGCGAGGATGAACTCCGCAAGGCCGTATCTCTACCTGGCTGCCCGTGGGCCTATCTGCGTTTTATTCAGACAAAAGAAGGTGCCTGGACTCCTGCTGCTGGCATCTTTGAGGGCTGGCCGAAAACAGCGGCAGAGCTGAAGTGCCTCGACCCCTGCATGGGGAGTGGACATTTTGTTGTCGCGATGTTTGAGCGTCTGGTGGCTCTTCGTATAGCGGAAGAGGGGCTTGCTGAAAAGGCAGCATTGGCGACGGTCATCGAGGACAACCTGTTCGGATTGGAGATCGACACGCGCTGCACGCAGATTGCCGCGTTCAACCTGGCGCTGGCCGCGTGGCGGCGAGTGGGACACTGCAAGCTGCCCGCCATGAACCTGGCTTGCTCAGGCTTGGCGCCCAATAGCAGTGAGTCCGCTTGGCTGGCCTTGGCTGGCGATAACGAGCGACTCAGGAATGGAATGGAGAGGCTTTACAGGCTGTTCCAAAAGGCTGCGGTGCTGGGCAGCCTGATCAACCCGCGCGCTGCTGAGGGCGATCTGCTGGTAGCCGCGTTCCATGAACTCCAGCCGCTGCTGGAACAGGCACTGGTGCAGGAGGTCCATGACTACTCCACACTTGAAATGGCCGTGGCTGCGCGCGGCCTAGCCAAGGCGGCTGAGATTCTTGCAGGCCAATTCACGCTCGTCGCCACCAATGTTCCTTACCTCGGACGACGCAAACAGGACGAAGTACTCAAAAACTACTGCGGGCGCTTTCACCCCGATGCAAAGACAGAACTCGCAACATGCTTCATTGAACGTTCCTTGGCCTTCTGCGCCAGCAGTGGCTCTGCCGCTCTTCTTGTTCCGCAGAATTGGCTCTTTCTTGGGACATTTCAAGCACTCAGAGAAAAGCTACTCAGGAGCGCCAACTGGGATTTCGCCTGCCGGATGGGCTCAAAGGCATTTCAGACACCCATGTACGACTTTGGGGTGGTCATGCATTCTTTCACGAAAAGGCTTCCCCAAATATCTTCGAGCCTCGTTGGCCTAGATGTGGGCTCTGAATTATCACCTGAGAGCAAATTGGAGGTTTTGCCAGATTGCTCAATCTCCGTTGTCAACCAGCTTGGACAGCTCAGCAATCCTGATACAGCGATTGTTTTTGAAGAAGCCTCTAAATTACCTCTCCTTCAAAACTACGCCGATTCCCTGCAAGGCTGTGGTCTGGCGGACATCGTGATCTTCAGAAAGTTGTTTTGGGAGATTAAGGCGCTCACAAACGGATGGGTTGCACATCAAAGCTCACCAGATGGGGTCGGGCTCTACACCGGGTTGCACTTTGCTGTGAAATGGGACGATGGAAAGGGCGCTCTTGCCAATACGCCTGAAGCCACGATTCGGGGACGCTCCGCTTGGGGTAAGAATGGGATTGCTTGTGCATGGCTGGGTCGTCTGCCCGCCGGACTTTATATTGGTACACTTTATGACAATAGTGCGGCTGCAATAATTCCAAAGAATCCAGCCCATCTCGGTGCAATTTGGTGCTTTATTTCATCCCCTGAATTTGCGCGAGAGGTTCGAAAGATTAATCAGAAAGCTCAAGTCGCCAATGCCACGTTGGTCAAAGTTCCATTTGACCTCGCGCTCTGGCAGAAGGTGGCGGCGGAGAAATATCCGGAAGGACTACCCAAGCCGTTCTCCAGCGACGCTACCCAATGGCTATTCAACGGCCACCCTGCTGGTGCAGACCAGCCATTGCATGTGGCAGTGGCGCGACTTGTTGGTTACCTTTGGCCGCGCCAGACAGGCTCAAGTTTCCCCGATTGCCCCGCCCTCGGACCCGATGGCCTGGAATCCATGGCCGATGAAGATGGCATCGTCTGCCTCGCGCCCGTTCGAGGCGAAGCCTCCGCCGTTGAGCGTCTGCGCAAGCTGCTCGCCGCTGCATTTGGAGATGAGTGGTCTGCGGCCAAAGAACGCGAACTGCTGTTGGCAACAGCCGTGGATAACAACGCCAAAAATGCTGACCCGGATCTATGCACTTGGCTGCGCAATTCCTTCTTCAGCGAGCACTGCAAGCTGTTCCTCAGTCGGCCCTTCATCTGGCAGATCTGGGATGGGCACCCACAAGGCTTTAGCGCCCTGGTCAATTACCACAAGCTCGCCGCTCCTAATGGTGAGGGCCGCAAAGCCCTTGAGCTGCTTACCTTCACCTATCTAGGTGATTGGATCGATCGCCAGAAGCTAGATCAGGTAGAAGGTGTCAATGGCGCGGATGATCGCCTTGCTGCAGCGCTTGATCTGCAAGGCCAGCTCAAGAAGATCCTCGAAGGAGAACCGCCCTACGACATTTTTGTGCGCTGGAAGCCTCTGCAGCAGCAACCAATCGGCTGGGAGCCCGACATCAACGATGGCGTACGCCTCCACATCCGCCCGTTCCTGAATGCCCAGCTACGCAAGGGTGGTAAAGCCGGTGCTGGAATACTCCGCGCCAAGCCCGGCAGCATCAAGTGGACCAAGGACCGCGGTAAGGAGCCGATGCGGTCCAAAGAGGAGTTTCCCTGGTTCTGGGGGATGGATGAAGACAACCATGCCACGGTCATGGATTTCGGAGCTCCGATTCCTGGTGCACCGCCTGTAGGCGAAAGCTTCGATGGCAACCGCTGGAACGACCTGCACTACTCCCGTGCGGCCAAGGAAGAAGCCCGGATAAAGCAGCAAGGAAGGAACTGACCATGCCCGCTCTCGCTTCCGATCTGCGCAAGGCCCTCGAAGCCACAGTGGTTGATGCACGCGACAAGGCCGAGCGAGGCGCTCGTGATGCCCTCACCGCCCTGGCGGTGGGAGCCAGCGAGCCGTTCTCGTCGATGAGCGATGAGGAACGCAAACTTCGCAACCGCCTTCGCGCCCGCGGCCGCCAGCTCGGCGATCAACGCGACGCCCAGAAGGGCACGCAGAGCATCGAGCGGCTGGTACGCGAGATGGCCTATGAGCACTGGCACCGCATGTTGTTTGCCCGCTTTCTGGCGGAGAACCAGCTACTGATCGAACCCAGCTCAGGGGTGTCAATCACGCTCAATGAATGCGAAGAACTAGCTGCAGAAGAGGGAACCGATCTCTGGGGAATGGCTGCGCAATTCGCGCAAGGGATGTTGCCGCAGATCTTTCGCACGGACGATCCGGTGTTGGCGTTGAGCTTGCCCCTGGAGATCCGCCAACAACTGCAGGCTCTGGTGGCGGGGTTGGATGCCGAGGTGTTCACCGCCAGCGACAGCCTGGGTTGGACCTACCAGTTCTGGCAGACAAAGCGCAAAAAAGAGGTCAACGACTCCGGCGTGAAGATCGGCGCCGATGAACTCTCCCCGGTCACGCAGCTGTTCACCGAGGACTACATGGTGGACTTCCTGCTGGACAACACCCTCGGTGCCTGGCACGCCGGCAAGATACTTGCCGCCAATCCTGAGCTAGCCAGCAAGGCCCAAACCGAGGACGAACTGCGCCAGGCAGTAGCTCTTCCCGGTTGCCCCTGGAATTACCTGCGGCTTATCAAGTCAGACGATGGTGTGTGGGCACCGGCGGCTGGAACCTTTGAAGGTTGGCCCAGAGCTGCAGCAGATCTGAAGTGCCTGGATCCCTGTATGGGTAGCGGGCACTTCGTTGTCGCGATGTTCGAGCGGCTGGTGGCATTGCGCCTGGCCGAAGGCGATCAGATGGAAGCGGCGGCTATGGCGGCTGTGATCAAGAGCAATCTTTTCGGCTTGGAGATCGACCCGCGCTGTACACAGATAGCCGCATTCAACCTGGCTCTGGCTGCATGGCGCCGCGTTGGCCATTGCAAGTTGCCTGCGATGAACC includes:
- the brxC gene encoding BREX system P-loop protein BrxC produces the protein MSQKIFETLQRDPRSSPLANNGQARITTLDDDNSRIELEGELTTFVCDGQYGQAMERILQSYLAQQGQARQNCAWVSGFFGSGKSHLQKMLGHLWANTEVSSGKRARDLVLELPDGVRDQFRELDTLAARSGKPLMAASGAMPSGAKDAVRKTVLAILLKAVGMPEKVPQARFCFWLREKGYLDAVKSTVEADGTLWLEELDELYVSPLIAGAVLEQDPDFAAGNREARDVIRQQFPNSDGDITTAEFVQLARKALSPDGGELPHTMLVLDEVQQYIGDSNDRATDFVELAEALQTELDSRVMLVASGQSALSSETPQLQKLKDRFRVTVQLSDTDVETVIRKVILQKRADAQADVQQVLETNAGEVSKQLEGSLIKERSEDRQVAVADYPLLPTRRRFWEECFRSVDVAGTNSQLRSQLRIIFDAVKDIAEEDLGRVITGDVLFQAMGPDLVNSGVLLNELNNRISGLDDGSEEGKLKQSLCGLAFLISRLPREQGADKGIRATARTLGDLMVPDLRKDSGPLRNQIAGLLEAMAEDGTLMKVGEQPGLEEYRLQTTEGAQWQRLFDEKRQAVRSDTNEVNTFREQLLGAELQKELKAVRLLHGDAKISRSIVPWVNPEPPAPSNEQVVVWVRDGWGCSEKEVREAAREAGTDDPVLHVFLPRRNAEELRSRIIDATAARRVLGHYNPTTPEGKEARQAMQSRLSRAEEDCNELIADVIANALVLKGGGIEEYGTKLGEKLQAAANESSLARLFPEFPKADHGSWGTAVKRAKEGSDSPLGVVGHQGSNDSHPVARQVINSIGGGKEGTNIRVELRIAPFGWPQDAIDAVLLALHRDGTLSAKDSQNNPIAVGQLDQQSLGKARFYLQEVRLTTREKLAVRGVFGIASVSANQGQEEAKAVEFLDAIENQVAQSGGEPPLPQPVSAGLIKQLRSLSGAEQLKAILDAKEQLQELWDQACSLVDRKQKRWPSWESLTGLLHQAQGLEIHGELAPQVEAIRSHRSLLDPTTDFVAPLLQQLEQALAVELEQAQQQFSQVVAAELQQLQASAEWQGLPEAERDRISQSLQLPATAPAAEPVERSQLLEALQQRSITGRKEQAESVPTRFAKARTAAAKALEPSTQALRLNSGVIKDAAALDAWWAAERQKLATALENGPIQIN